The genomic DNA AAATTTTTGCCATGCGCGACTTTGCCGAGAGCTTGGGCGTGCCGTTCAAGTTCGACAGCATGCTCAATCCACGCATTGACTGTTCGCAGGCGCCGTTAGAGGTGCGACTGACGCCGGAGGAAGTGATTGAGCTTGACCTGCGCGATCCCCGCCGACTGCCGGCGTGGCAGGACCTCAACAACCGCTACCAGACGGCGGCCATGGCCCCCTACGTCACCAACACCGTCTATGACTGTGGCGGCGGGGTCGGCTCCTTCGCGGTCAATCCCTACGGTGAAATGTCCATTTGCGTCCTGTCGCAGATGGATACCTACGACTTGCGGCAAGGAAGCTTCCGCGACGGGTGGGAGCATTTTCTGCGCCAGGTCCGCCTGCAACAGCGAACCCGTCCTGCCAAGTGCGCGGGTTGCGAGATTCGCCCGATGTGCTCGGGCTGTGCCGCCGTCAACGAGCTGGAGAACGGCGACAAGGAATCCGCGGTGGACTTCCATTGCCGCGCGAACCATTTGCGCGCCTACCTGCTGGACATCCCACTCAAGCCCAATCCGCTTTGTGAATATCGTCCGGGCAGTGCGCGTTACGAAGATATTCAGGCATCGGTAGCGTTGCTCCGCGCCCGCGCCGCCGAACTCGGTGTCACGCTACCTGCCACGTCACGCCGGAGCCTGCCAGTGATTCAACCGTCGCCGGCAGCGCTGGTTTCGGCCAAATGAGTTCCTATATCCCCGCACAACATACCCGCGTGCACGCTGGTCATCTTGAATCCGTCACCTTGAATAACGGCTATGACAAACCACGATCAACAACCCAACGCAACCAGCAGCAAACCAGAGTATCAGGCACGGCGTCGTCCCTACACGAAGCCGACCATCACCCGCGTCGAACTGCGGGCCGAGGAAGCCGTGCTGGGCGCTTGTAAAACCGCCTCGACGGCCGGACCTGCGGCTGGGACCTGTGCCACGCTGAGTTGCAACAGCATTGCTTCTTAGGGTTTTGCTAGGTGCGGCAAGTGCTGTTTTCCATCGGGGGGCTTTACCTGATGGTTGAGTCGCCTGCGACGGATGTGCCGCTGGAAGTCGGCGGCCCAGCGGCACGTTTCGTCATCCCACCCGATGCGACACGGACACCGGATGCCCTGGTTCAAGTCGGCTGGTTGACCGAGCCGGTGGCGCCATCCGACCCGGCGGCATGCGTGTTTGCTTCGGGCGGCACGTGGAACTTGTATCGCGCGGATGGCGGCTATCGCTACGACATCTCATCGCCGGTGTTTGGGCCGCAGCCCTATCGCGTCGCCTGGTTTGATGCCACTTACCAAACCGGGCGGGTTTGGTACCGGCGCGATCCGGCGGTGGTAGCAGCGATGAGCGCGCCGCTGGAGTACCCCCTCGACGAACTGTTGACAACCAATCTGTTGGCGCGTGGGCGCGGCGTCGAACTCCATGCCTGCGCTGTCGTGGACACCGACGGGCGCGGATTTCTCTTCGTTGGGCAGTCGGGCGACGGCAAAACAACGATGGCGCACCTGTGGTCTCGTGCCGGGGCGACGGTGCTCAGTGACGACCGAGTGATCGTTCGCCACCTGGACGGACGCTGGCTCATGTTTGGAACCCCGTGGCACGGCGAGGCCGCGTTCGCCGAGCCGGTAGCAGCCCCGCTGACGCGCCTTTTCGTGCTGCGTCATGGACCTCAGGAGCGCAGC from Chloracidobacterium validum includes the following:
- a CDS encoding radical SAM/SPASM domain-containing protein, whose product is MESVAYAHLSRLLHKRLLEQRVPLEATFEVSRRCPLVCQHCYNNLPMHDHAARRRELSLDEYRRIFDEIAEAGTLWVLFTGGEILARADFLEIYTEAKQRGFLITLFTNGTLITPRIADYLAEWQPFAIEITLYGHTRTTYERMTRVPGSYDRCHRGIQLLLERKLPLKLKTVGTTITKDEIFAMRDFAESLGVPFKFDSMLNPRIDCSQAPLEVRLTPEEVIELDLRDPRRLPAWQDLNNRYQTAAMAPYVTNTVYDCGGGVGSFAVNPYGEMSICVLSQMDTYDLRQGSFRDGWEHFLRQVRLQQRTRPAKCAGCEIRPMCSGCAAVNELENGDKESAVDFHCRANHLRAYLLDIPLKPNPLCEYRPGSARYEDIQASVALLRARAAELGVTLPATSRRSLPVIQPSPAALVSAK
- a CDS encoding phosphoenolpyruvate carboxykinase (ATP): MLFSIGGLYLMVESPATDVPLEVGGPAARFVIPPDATRTPDALVQVGWLTEPVAPSDPAACVFASGGTWNLYRADGGYRYDISSPVFGPQPYRVAWFDATYQTGRVWYRRDPAVVAAMSAPLEYPLDELLTTNLLARGRGVELHACAVVDTDGRGFLFVGQSGDGKTTMAHLWSRAGATVLSDDRVIVRHLDGRWLMFGTPWHGEAAFAEPVAAPLTRLFVLRHGPQERSEWLSPGQAAALLFARAFPPFYDSAAIDFTVGFLGELAAALPCEVLTFTPTPAAVDYARRRS